Within Halorubrum lacusprofundi ATCC 49239, the genomic segment CGGTCTCCGTCATGTGCGACCGATCACTACACGGTAGTGTAAGCTTTACTCTCTATCTGCACAGAGATGAACACGTTCGTGGACACATGCGGCGGCCGTCGCTCGTGTGACGGGTTTTTGCCGCACCGGATCGAATCGGGCGTATGTCACAGCCGACCGAGCGGAACCGCCTCGACGGGGAGGCGAGTCCGTACCTCCAACAGCACGCCGACAACCCCGTTAACTGGCAGCCGTGGGGCGAGGAGGCCTTCGAGCGCGCCCGCGAACACGACGTGCCGGTGTTCGTCTCGATCGGCTACTCCTCGTGTCACTGGTGTCACGTGATGGCCGAGGAGAGCTTCGAGGACGAGTCGATCGCCGCCGTACTCAACGAGAAGTTCGTCCCCGTGAAGGTCGACAGAGAGGAGCGGCCCGACGTCGACAGCACCTTCATGACCGTCTCACAGCTCGTCACGGGCGGGGGCGGGTGGCCCCTGTCGGCGTGGTGTACGCCGAAGGGGAAGCCGTTCTATGTGGGGACCTACTTCCCGCCGGAGCCGCGCCGGAACCAGCCGGGGTTCCGCGACCTCTGTGAGCGCATCGCCGACTCGTGGGCAGATCCGGAGCAGCGCGAGGAGATGAAGCGGCGCGCCGACCAGTGGACGACGAGCGCCCGCGACGAGCTGGAGTCGGTGCCGGAGCCGGACGCTGCTGGCGACGCGAGCGGTACGGGCGGCGCGGGCCCCCCGGGCCCCGACCTCCTTGACGAGGCCGCGGCCGCGGCGATCCGCGGATACGACGACGAGTACGGTGGGTTCGGAAGCGGGGGCGCGAAGTTCCCGATGCCCGGTCGGATCGACGTCCTCCTGCGGGCGTACGCGCGGAGCGGCGGCGACGCCGCCCTCACGGCCGCAACGGGTACCCTCGACGGGATGGCCCGCGGCGGGATGTACGACCAGATCGGCGGGGGGTTCCACCGGTACGCGGTCGACCGCCAGTGGACGGTCCCGCACTTCGAGAAGATGCTGTACGACAACGCGGAGCTTCCGATGGCGTACCTCGACGGCTATCGGTTGACGGGCGACGCTTCGTACGCCCGCGTCGCGAGCGAGACACTCGGATTTCTCGACCGCGAACTCCGCCACGACGACGGCGGATTCTTCAGCACGCTCGACGCTCGGAGCCGACCGCCCGAGAACAGGCGGGGGAACGCGGGATCCGACGAGAGCGACGACGCCGACGACGTCGCCGACGTCGAGGGCGCGTTCTACGTCTGGACGCCCGCCGAGGTCGACGCGGTCCTCGACGAACCCGCGGCGTCGCTCGCGAAGGACCGGTACGGGATCCGCTCGGGGGGGAACTTCGAGCGCGGGACGACCGTCCCCACGATCGCGGCGTCGATCGCGGAGCTCGCCGATGAGCACGACATGTCGACGGAAGCGGTCCGAGAAGCCCTGACGGCGGCCCGCGTCGCGCTCTTCGAGGCGCGCGAGTCGCGGCCGCGCCCCGCTCGCGACGAGAAGGTGCTCGCGTCGTGGAACGGTCGAGCGATCTCCGCGTTCGCCACCGCCGGGCAAGTCCTCGGCGAGCCGTACGCCGACATCGCGAGCGACGCGCTCTCGTTCTGCCGCGAGCGCCTGTACGACGAGGAGACCGAGACCCTCGCGCGGCGCTGGCTCGACGGCGACGTGCGCGGGCCGGGCTACCTCGACGACCACGCGTTCCTCGCGCGCGGCGCGCTCGACGTGTACTCGGTCACCGGCGACCCGGAGGCGCTCGGATTCGCGCTCGATCTGGCGGCGACGGTCGTTTCGGACTTCTACGACGAAGCGGACGGGACGATCTACTTCACGCGGGATCCGGACGGAAACGCCGGTCACGGCGGCGACGATACCCTCTTCGCCCGGCCGCAGGAGTTCACCGACCAGTCGACCCCGTCGAGCCTCGGCGTGGCGGCGGAGACGCTCGCGCTCCTCGACGGCTTCCGGACCGACCGCGAGTTCGCCGAGGTCGCAGAGACGGTCGTGACGACCCACGCGGACCGGATCCGCGCGAGCCCGCTGGAACACGTCTCGCTCGTGCGCGCCGCCGACCGCGTCGCCTCCGGCGGGATCGAAGTGACCATCGCCGTCGACGCAGTGCCGGACGCGTGGCGCGAGACGCTCGGGGAGCGCTACCTGCCGGGCGCGCTCGTCGCCCCGCGCCCCCCGACCGAAGACGGGCTGGCGGCGTGGCTCGACCGACTTGATATGGACGAAGCGCCGCCGATTTGGGCCGACCGCGACGCGGTCGACGGCGAGCCGACCGCCTACGTCTGTGAGGGGCGCACGTGCTCGCCGCCGGAGACCGACCTCGACGCGGCGCTGGAGTGGCTGGCGGCGCGGCGCAGATCTGAGTAGCGACGCCGGAACGTCCATCGTTCGAGCGGGAGGCGGCACGTTTTACGCACCTCGGTTCGGAGGGGCGATCATGGAGCGGCACGATCTTCTCTATCGCTTATACGACGAGTTCGACGTGGAGACCCTCCGAGAGTACCAGTCGCTCGTGGACCTGTTCCCGCCGGTCGACTCGCGGGTAGCGCTGGAACACTGGGAGGACGCCGGCGAAGAGCTCGCTCGGCTGAAACGCGAGATTCGCGAAGCGCTGCCCGCGGGCGCCACCTTCGCGGAGGTCGCGGCCTACGCTGACCGCGAGGCGGCGTTCACTGCGCTCGATCTGCACGCGCGCTACGACCGCGCCGTCAACGCCCTCGTGTTGGACGTCGACGAGACGCTCCGGTCCGCGGGCGGCACGGACAACGAGATCCCCCGCGAGACGCTCCACATGCTGACGGAGCTGCACGACGCCGGCGTGCCGATCGTTATCTGCACCGGTCAGACGCTGGAGAATGTGAAGGGGTTCATGATCCAGGGGCTCGGCAACGAACTCGTCCACTCCGGGCGCTTCTCGATCGTCTACGAGGCCGGCAACGGCGTGTTCACGGCCGGGCACGGATCGCGCACGAAGTGCCTGCTGTACGAGGACCTCGACGAGGCGGTCCGGGGGGTCTTCGGCGCGGTGCGGTCGCGCGTGCTCCCCGATGCGCCCGAGAACGTCCGACGCGGCTGTCACCTTCAGGGCAACGAGTTCAACGTCACCCTGAAGCCGAACTTCGAGACCGGCGGCGCGGACGCCGAGGCCGTGATCGACGACGGGCTCATCCACCTGATCGACCTGCTCGGCGAGGTGGTCGTCGATCGGATCGCTGAGGACCTCGACCCGAGTGACTTCGACACTGAGGGCGACGCGACCAACGCCGACCTCGCGGACCGCGGCGCGGCGTGGGCGCGCGCTCATTACGCGGCGGCCGACCCCGAGATCCGAGAGGTGATCGAGGCGACCGCGGTCGATAACCCGATCGACGACCCGGCCGAAATCGAGGACGTGCCGGAACCGGTCGCCGCGCTGTTCGACCGGATAGACGTCGGTTACTACCGCGCGGACGCCGCGGAGATCAGCTCGCTAGAGTTAGACAAGGTTGCAGGCGTCGAGGCGGCGCTCGACGTGCTCGATGTGCGGGATCCGTTCCTACTCGTGATGGGCGACAGCAAGTCTGATCTCCGCGTGATGGAGTGGGCTGCCGAGCACGACGCGGGGATCGCCGCGGCGCCGGAACACGCCTCTGCGGACGTGCTCTCGCACGTACTCGACCGCGACGAACTGGTGTTTGGCAGGGGCCAATCCGCGACAATACTTCGGACGGTCTACGTCCTCAACCTGCTGGCTCAACTGGAGTAAGTCACATCGTAATTATAAGTCCCCGTCACGACGCTGCGCCCATGCATGATTTCGTCGTCGTGGGCGCGGGGCCGCCGGGGTCGCGGTTCGCCCGCCGCGCGGCCGCGGCCGGTCGCGATGTCGTCGTTTTCGAGAAGGGGTCGATCGGGACCCCGCTGGCCTGCTCCGGACACGTCTCGGACGACGTATGGGAGTACGTCCCGGACGACGCCCGCGACGAACTCCTCCAGAACCGGGTGTACGGCGCGCGCTTCCACGTCGGTGGCCCCGGGTCGAAGGCGTACCCGTTTTATAAGTCCGAGCCCGTCTCGAACGTGATCGACCGCGTCGGACTCGATCGCACTCTCGCCGACTGCGCGCGTGAGGCCGGCGCCGATGTCCGAGAGAACCACACGGTCGTCGGCGTCGACGAGCGTGACGACCGGGTCGTCGTCGAGGTCCGGACGCCCGCGGGCGACGTGGAGACGGTCGAGGCGCGCATGGTCGCCGGCTGCGACGGCCCCACGTCGCGCGTCCGACGGTCGCTCGGTCTCCCGGAGCCGGACGAACTGCTCCACGGTGTGCTCGCGTTCGACGAGGCTCCCGACGACGGCGACCTCGTCGACGTCCACCTCACCGCGCCGACGTTCTTCGCGTGGCGGATCCCCCGCGGTGACGCCGGCGTGGAGTACGGGCTCGCGGCGCCGCCGAGCGACGACGTGTCCGCGATGTTCGACCGGCTCACCGACGCGTACGACGTGACGACCGACCACTTCTGCTCCGGAGCGATCCCCGTCGGTCCGCCGGAGCGCGTGACGACGGACCGGGCATTTCTCATCGGCGACGCCGCCGCGCAGACGAAGCCGTTCACCGGCGGGGGGATCCTCTACGGGATGACCGCGGCCGACGTGGCGGCCGAGGTGATCGACCCGAGGGATCCGGCGACGCTCGCCGACTACGAGTCGGGGTGGCGGGACGCAATCGGCACCGAAATCCGGCTCGGCTCGGCGATCCGCCGGTGTTACTCCCTCCCCGAGCCGGTCCAGCGGACCGGGCTGTGGGCACTATCCGGCGAGATCGGCGTCCACATGGACCGGCCGAGCTCCTTCTTCTCGCCGGCGCATCTCAAAAAACTGTTCTCGCGGAGCAACCGCGAGAATGCGCCGCGGTAGTCGGCGTCGGCAGGGAGAACTACTCCTCGACGATGTCCGCGAACGAGACGTTCTCGCGGACGCTGGTGATCTCGACGGTCGGCTCGTCGCCCGGCTGAGAGTCCGGAACGATGACGACGTACCCTCGCTCGATCTTCGCGATCCCGTCGCCCTTGTCGCCGAGCGTCTCGATCGTCACTTCCCGTACGTCGCCCTCGGAGACCGGCGGGCCGGACGCTACGGGGTCGTTCGTCGGCCGCGTCGTCGTCGACGTGGGGGTCCCGCCGGTACCGTTACCGGCGACGGTTCGGTCCGCGGCGCCGTCGGTCGCGACGGTCGCGCCGTCGCCGTCCCCCTCGCGTTTGATAAGCGCCACGCGGTACGACTCGCCCGCCTCGATCGTCCCGTGTTCGATCTCCGTGGCGGGGATCTGAACGACGTGCTCGTCGCCGCGCTCCTCGATAGTCCCGGTAAACAGACACTTCAGCGAATCCGTGAGTTCGACCATACTGACAGTAATGAGTACGCCAATGAAAAACTCCCTATTTGTGCAGCGGCGAACCGAAGCATTCCCACCGCTGCGAACCCCTCCCCAGAAGAACATAAACGTTTACCCTGTTCCGAATGAATCGGGAGCCATGAGCCGAAACTACGAGTCGCTCCACGATCCGAACGCGGAGTACACGATGCGAGAACTCTCCGCCGAGACGATGGGAACAACGGGCTCGCGCGGCGGCGGGCGCGACGTCGAGATCACGGACGTGCAGACGACGATGGTCGACGGGAACTTCCCGTGGACGCTGGTTCGCGTGTACACGGACGCGGGCGTCGTGGGTACCGGCGAGGCGTACTGGGGCGCCGGCGTGCCGGAGCTCATCGAGCGCATGAAGCCGTTCGTGATCGGCGAGAACCCGCTCGACATCGACCGGCTGTACGAACACCTCATCCAGAAGATGTCGGGCGAGGGCTCCGTCGAGGGCGTCACTGTCACCGCGATCTCCGGGATCGAGGTGGCGCTGCACGACGTGGCCGGCAAGATCCTCGACGTGCCCGCCTACCAGCTGCTCGGTGGCAAGTACCGCGACAAGATGCGCGTCTACTGCGACTGCCACACCGAGGAGGAGGCTGACCCCGAGGCGTGCGCCGACGAGGCCGAGCGCGTCGTCGACGAACTCGGCTACGACGCCCTGAA encodes:
- a CDS encoding HAD hydrolase family protein, producing the protein MERHDLLYRLYDEFDVETLREYQSLVDLFPPVDSRVALEHWEDAGEELARLKREIREALPAGATFAEVAAYADREAAFTALDLHARYDRAVNALVLDVDETLRSAGGTDNEIPRETLHMLTELHDAGVPIVICTGQTLENVKGFMIQGLGNELVHSGRFSIVYEAGNGVFTAGHGSRTKCLLYEDLDEAVRGVFGAVRSRVLPDAPENVRRGCHLQGNEFNVTLKPNFETGGADAEAVIDDGLIHLIDLLGEVVVDRIAEDLDPSDFDTEGDATNADLADRGAAWARAHYAAADPEIREVIEATAVDNPIDDPAEIEDVPEPVAALFDRIDVGYYRADAAEISSLELDKVAGVEAALDVLDVRDPFLLVMGDSKSDLRVMEWAAEHDAGIAAAPEHASADVLSHVLDRDELVFGRGQSATILRTVYVLNLLAQLE
- a CDS encoding thioredoxin domain-containing protein, with translation MSQPTERNRLDGEASPYLQQHADNPVNWQPWGEEAFERAREHDVPVFVSIGYSSCHWCHVMAEESFEDESIAAVLNEKFVPVKVDREERPDVDSTFMTVSQLVTGGGGWPLSAWCTPKGKPFYVGTYFPPEPRRNQPGFRDLCERIADSWADPEQREEMKRRADQWTTSARDELESVPEPDAAGDASGTGGAGPPGPDLLDEAAAAAIRGYDDEYGGFGSGGAKFPMPGRIDVLLRAYARSGGDAALTAATGTLDGMARGGMYDQIGGGFHRYAVDRQWTVPHFEKMLYDNAELPMAYLDGYRLTGDASYARVASETLGFLDRELRHDDGGFFSTLDARSRPPENRRGNAGSDESDDADDVADVEGAFYVWTPAEVDAVLDEPAASLAKDRYGIRSGGNFERGTTVPTIAASIAELADEHDMSTEAVREALTAARVALFEARESRPRPARDEKVLASWNGRAISAFATAGQVLGEPYADIASDALSFCRERLYDEETETLARRWLDGDVRGPGYLDDHAFLARGALDVYSVTGDPEALGFALDLAATVVSDFYDEADGTIYFTRDPDGNAGHGGDDTLFARPQEFTDQSTPSSLGVAAETLALLDGFRTDREFAEVAETVVTTHADRIRASPLEHVSLVRAADRVASGGIEVTIAVDAVPDAWRETLGERYLPGALVAPRPPTEDGLAAWLDRLDMDEAPPIWADRDAVDGEPTAYVCEGRTCSPPETDLDAALEWLAARRRSE
- a CDS encoding TRAM domain-containing protein codes for the protein MVELTDSLKCLFTGTIEERGDEHVVQIPATEIEHGTIEAGESYRVALIKREGDGDGATVATDGAADRTVAGNGTGGTPTSTTTRPTNDPVASGPPVSEGDVREVTIETLGDKGDGIAKIERGYVVIVPDSQPGDEPTVEITSVRENVSFADIVEE
- a CDS encoding geranylgeranyl reductase family protein produces the protein MHDFVVVGAGPPGSRFARRAAAAGRDVVVFEKGSIGTPLACSGHVSDDVWEYVPDDARDELLQNRVYGARFHVGGPGSKAYPFYKSEPVSNVIDRVGLDRTLADCAREAGADVRENHTVVGVDERDDRVVVEVRTPAGDVETVEARMVAGCDGPTSRVRRSLGLPEPDELLHGVLAFDEAPDDGDLVDVHLTAPTFFAWRIPRGDAGVEYGLAAPPSDDVSAMFDRLTDAYDVTTDHFCSGAIPVGPPERVTTDRAFLIGDAAAQTKPFTGGGILYGMTAADVAAEVIDPRDPATLADYESGWRDAIGTEIRLGSAIRRCYSLPEPVQRTGLWALSGEIGVHMDRPSSFFSPAHLKKLFSRSNRENAPR